GGGCGCGGAATCGAGTCCAACAGCAGTTGCGACGACGATCGGATGCAACCAGCTATACGACCGGTTGTTCCGCAACAGAATGAGTAAACTTTATGTCATCAGCATTCAATTATCGATATAGATGAATGCAGTTGTGGAATACAATTCGATAAAAAGTATGTCACGCTGTCTCCGTCGATAGAACAACAATGAGTGACAAAGAAAACTTCTTTACTCGACGACGTGTGATCAAAGGGGCTAGCGTCGCCACTGGTATCGGTATCATCGGTGGCGGAAGCCTGTTCTACTCCTCGCAGCCCGCGCTCGCAGCGGTCGGCGACAGCCCGATTTCGGCCTCTGGACTCGACATGACGGCCAACGACGGTTCGGTGACCGAAGTGACGGTCACACCCACGCTCTCGCTCGAATGGTCGAAGTTCAGCTCCGGTATCTCCGGGTTCGATATCGAACTCCAGGTCGCACCGTCCGGTGGAACCCTCACCACGGCGGAGAGCCTGACCGGTGTCAGCGACGGCACGACGACTGGCGTTTCGAGCTACTCCATCCAGAACACCGGATCGAACGCCGATCCGGGCGGAATCGCGGACATCTCGCTCGCCGGTATCGGTCTCGTGAGCAGCGGTGCACTCACCCAATCCGATCTCCCGAGCAACGTGGGTGACGGTGCAACCGCCACGGAAACCGTCGACTTCGCGGTGACGGTGACTGCCAACAGCGCGAGCGGCAGCGGGACTGCCACCGACACGTCGCCCTCTCCCTCCGGTTCGTTCGACGTGACGCTCACCAACGACGCAGGGTCCACTACTGCGACCGGGAATATCTCGACCAGCGGGACCAGCGGGTAACTCGCTCCGTCGCGAGCGACCCCGGGCGACGAGTCCGGTCACTTTTTTTGCATCAAGCAGTCGATCACACACGCGATCCGCAGCCACACCGATACCACATGAATCAGGATACGGCGACTCTCCACACACGAATCGAATCCCGATCGGTCTTCACCAACGTCCTCTCGCTGTCGGGCTACGCCGGTCTCGCCGTTGGCCTGATCCTCGAAGCCTATCGTCTCTACCTCGTGGATTCGGCGATCGGGATGGGCAGTGCCCCCGAGTGGGTCACGCTAGGCGGCTCCTCGCTTCTCGTCGGCTCGATCGTCGCCCTGCAGTACACACGGGTTCTCGACGACGTTTTCGAGGGCTGGCTGGACCTCGTCGTGCTCTGTCTCGTGATCGGGCAGTGGGGGGTACTGGTTTCGTCCTACCTCGACGCGACGATCGGCGGGGCCGGGAGTCCGTACGGGTTTCTGATCATCGCCTGTGCCGGACTGTACGCCCTCGTCGCTGTTCCCATTGCGATCAACTACGCTCGGCGGTGTTGGCCGTCGACCAGCGCTGTCACGGGGTCACGAACCGAGTAATCCCCTTGATCGTCCCCTCGGCCGCACCGGAACGGATCTCCGTCGTCCTGGCACCGACTCACGGCCGGAGCACGACGACCAGCACCACTGCCCCGCACAGCAGCGCGATCGGGACGAGCGCCGTCCCACCGCTCGCGGTCCGGAAGAGTACCATCCCGATCATCGCCGGGATCGCCGCCGTCACGACGCTCGTCCCTGCATGGGCGAGTTCGAGTCGGGTGGTGTCGGCCTCGCGGCCGAGCTCCTCGCCGACGTCGATTCCGAAGGTGGCGACGTCCCACGCGACCACCGCGGCGGCGGTGGCGAACACCACCACGATTGCGGGCGCGCCCACGAGCCCGGCGAGAACGACGCCGCAGAACAGCCCCGCGCCGCCGAGCGTGACGGCGGACCGCCAGCCGCGGACGAGACCGAGTCCCACGAGCACGAATCCGAGGCCCCCGGCCGCGAGCGAAACGGTGCTGACGGCGAGCGCGAGCGTTCCCACGAAGCTCGCGGCCAGCGCGAGGCCAACGCTGATCCGTGCGGGCGCGTCGTCGATCGGCGGCGTGGCGGTCGCGGTCATCCCGGCCCTCCCGCACGGGCGAGCGCCGTCGCCAACGGCTCGTCGCGCCAGTCGAGCGCCGGAACTCCCGCACTCCGGAGGGTCGACAGGCGAAGTCGCCGTTCGGTTCGGGCCAGTCGACGGCCGGGCGTCCCGTCGCTCGTGGGGTCGGGACTCACGGCCGTCACGCGGTGGCCGGCGGCGTCGAACCGCTGGAGGAGACGGACCACGCTGTCGTCACACAGCGGCGAACACACCACGAGTTGAGCGTCGTCCGGCAGCCGGCGGCGGAGGCGTCGCGCCCGGATCGACGGATAAAACGGCGCGTCGGGCGGCGTGGGTGCGAGTGCCGGATGGGTCGCCAGCAGTTCCTGGACCTGGGCACGGTGGGCGGTGCCCGCACCGGGTGCGAGCCAGCACGGCTCGGGCGAGAGCGCCGCGATCCCGACCCGGTTCTCCTCGCCGGTGAGCACGTCGTAGAGCGCGCCGGCAGCCCGAATGGCCCGCTCGACCGCGCTCTCGGCATCGGGGCCGGACGCTCGGTAGGCCTCCTCGCGCGCGTCGATCAGGAGCACGACCGACGCGGCGCGCTCCTCCCGGAAGTCGACGGTGGCGAGCTCGCCGGTTTTCGCCAGCCCGTTCCAGTCGATCCGCGAGAGGGGATCGCCCGGGCGGTACTCGCGGGTGGTGTGGAACGCGACACCGCTCCCGCCGATCTCGGTCAGCACGCGCCCCGGCTGGCCGGTGGTCTGCGCCCGAAGCGGGAGTTCGCCGGCGGCGTCGAGGCTCGGCACACAGGTGATCGGGGTGGCGTCGGCGCGGACCCGTCGCGCGCGCTCGGCCGTCCCGCTGACATCCCGCGCCACCGCGAGCGCGGGCTCGAACGCGTGTCTCCCACGCATGGCGGTCACGTCGTACGAGAACGTCGCCGACTCACCGGGCCGAAGAGCGGTTCCGAGCCGTGGCGAGCCGGAGTCGACGTCGAGCGCCGGTGGAACGCCGTCGATCACCCGGAGGTCCGGAAGCGACGAGTCGCCGGTGTTCGTCACCTCCACGGTGACCGTCACCGAATCGTCGGGATCGGGGTCGGCGTCGTTCACCGACCGTTCGAGCACGAGGGAAATCCCCGGCGGGCGCGCGGCACGCGCGAGCGCGGCGAACGCGATCCCGACCGTCCCCGCGACCACGAGCGCCGGCTGGCTGGCGAGGACGCCCGCTGCACCCGCCACCAGCGCGAGCGCGCTCACGCCCCGCCACCGCTCGGTCCGGCGGGTGGCGGTCTCGTTCGGCCCGAGCTCGGCGTACCCCTCGCTCCCCCGGGACGACTCGGTCGCCATCATCGCTGCCTCGCGCGCTGTGCGAGCGCGTCGATCGCGTGACGCGCCCGTCGCTTGATCGTCGGTTCGAGACTGAGTGATCGCCGGAGCTGGGTCGTGAGCGACACGTCCGTGCCGGGATCGTCGGCGAAGAAGGCCGCAGCGTGGGGGTCGTCGGTCCAGGTTCCGTCCGCGAGTGCATCGCGGGCTGCGTCTTCGGCGAGGCCGTCGCGGACGAGCACCGCGATCGCGGTCGCTTCGAGCCGATCACGAACCTGTCGGCGATCACGCGCGCCGTGCAGCCGGCCGGGCGACGCCATCGCCGCGAGCCGACGGTCGAGCCCGTCGCCCGGCGTCGCGTGGGACTGTGACCGTTCCACTGCGGGCAGGGCTGGCCGGCGATCCGTCGTGCCGAGTCGCGCCCGGATCGCCATCCCGGCGAGGACGAGCGCGACGATCCCGACGCCCGTGAGGAGCGCGGCGTTCGGCTGGATACCGCTCCCCAGACCGGGCGCGACCGCGACCGCGAGCCCGCCTGCAACGAGCGCGAGCCCGAGGGCCAGACCGAGCCGTCGACCCCGCTTCATCGATCCTCCGCGTACTCGTGTTCGATCCGCCGGAGCGCGGTCACGGCCCGGCTCTCACGGTCGTCGGTGATGCGCCGACCGCCGTAGCGAACGGTGCGAAACAGATCGGTGAGTTCGTCGACATCGCTCCGTGTCATCCCGGCGTCGGTCGCGGCGCGGGCGAACTCTCTCGGCGTGCTCGATCCGGGGTTGGCGACGTCGAGGTGGTCGGTCATCTCCTCCCACGCGCGGTATACCTCGTTCGTCGCCTCGCCCTCCTCGTCGATTCGGTCGGCCGCCCGACCGGCGGCGCGACCCACGCTGGCGGCGACGGCCGCCGTCGAATCGTCGGCCTCGGCTTCGGTGTCGCGCACCGTCTCGTCGTCGCTTCGCGCGAAATGAAACAGTACGGCGATCCCGACGATCAGCACGAGCCCGACGAGCACCGCGAGCGCCGGCGATTCGGTCGTGACCGTTCGTGCCCCGTCGGAGAGTGATCCACCGCCTGGAAGTGCGAGTTTCCGACCATCGAGGAAGCCGCCCTGGCCGGATTGGCTGCGAGAACCGAGTCGGGTGACGAGGAAGTACAGCAACAGCATTCCCACAGCGAGGGCCGCCGAGATGACGGCGAGGCTGCGAAGATCGTCCCGCCACGCGTAGAGCCCGACGAGCAACGCCGCAATGAGCAGGACAGCGAGGATGCGGCGGACGAGCGGTGAGATCACCGATGAATCGGACGACTCGCTCGGTGGCGATCGACCGAGATCGAGTGCCTCGCCGCTGCCGGGGCCGGTGGCGTCGCCGTCGCTGATGCCCGTCCCCCCGCCGCCCGACTCGATCCGGTCGAGCGTCGCCGCGCCGACGCCGAGCGCCACCACGGCGAGGACGGCGATCAGGACGGGCCCGAGCGCGTCGCGGTTCACACCCTCACACCGGCCCCCCGGATGTTGAACGTTCCGTCGGTTCGGGGTTTGATGTCGAGAATTCCGATGGACAGCGGTCGCACGGTCGAGTAGCCAGTCGCTCCCGATTTCGGCCATGAGCCGTGTTATCGCCTCTTGTGGGACGAAACACAGCCGAACGTTTTATTTCACATGCGGTGATGTTTCCGGCTGAATGAGGCAAAACTGCGATCCGACACCCACGACGGGATTCGCCCGTCTCGGTGTCGGCACGAACGGTCCCACCGCTCCAGCAGGCGACGGGGCGAGTGAGGGCCGTCCTGGGACCATGTCGCGCCGTCGGCCAGCCGCCATCGTCTTCAGGGAGAGCCAGTGATGTCGGCCATCGAACTCGACGGGGTCACGAAGCGGTTCGGCGACGTCACTGCGCTCGAAAACTGTGATCTCGATGTCC
Above is a window of Halococcus salifodinae DSM 8989 DNA encoding:
- a CDS encoding DUF7269 family protein, whose amino-acid sequence is MKRGRRLGLALGLALVAGGLAVAVAPGLGSGIQPNAALLTGVGIVALVLAGMAIRARLGTTDRRPALPAVERSQSHATPGDGLDRRLAAMASPGRLHGARDRRQVRDRLEATAIAVLVRDGLAEDAARDALADGTWTDDPHAAAFFADDPGTDVSLTTQLRRSLSLEPTIKRRARHAIDALAQRARQR
- a CDS encoding DUF7519 family protein is translated as MTATATPPIDDAPARISVGLALAASFVGTLALAVSTVSLAAGGLGFVLVGLGLVRGWRSAVTLGGAGLFCGVVLAGLVGAPAIVVVFATAAAVVAWDVATFGIDVGEELGREADTTRLELAHAGTSVVTAAIPAMIGMVLFRTASGGTALVPIALLCGAVVLVVVLRP
- a CDS encoding DUF58 domain-containing protein, whose protein sequence is MATESSRGSEGYAELGPNETATRRTERWRGVSALALVAGAAGVLASQPALVVAGTVGIAFAALARAARPPGISLVLERSVNDADPDPDDSVTVTVEVTNTGDSSLPDLRVIDGVPPALDVDSGSPRLGTALRPGESATFSYDVTAMRGRHAFEPALAVARDVSGTAERARRVRADATPITCVPSLDAAGELPLRAQTTGQPGRVLTEIGGSGVAFHTTREYRPGDPLSRIDWNGLAKTGELATVDFREERAASVVLLIDAREEAYRASGPDAESAVERAIRAAGALYDVLTGEENRVGIAALSPEPCWLAPGAGTAHRAQVQELLATHPALAPTPPDAPFYPSIRARRLRRRLPDDAQLVVCSPLCDDSVVRLLQRFDAAGHRVTAVSPDPTSDGTPGRRLARTERRLRLSTLRSAGVPALDWRDEPLATALARAGGPG
- a CDS encoding DUF4129 domain-containing protein, translating into MNRDALGPVLIAVLAVVALGVGAATLDRIESGGGGTGISDGDATGPGSGEALDLGRSPPSESSDSSVISPLVRRILAVLLIAALLVGLYAWRDDLRSLAVISAALAVGMLLLYFLVTRLGSRSQSGQGGFLDGRKLALPGGGSLSDGARTVTTESPALAVLVGLVLIVGIAVLFHFARSDDETVRDTEAEADDSTAAVAASVGRAAGRAADRIDEEGEATNEVYRAWEEMTDHLDVANPGSSTPREFARAATDAGMTRSDVDELTDLFRTVRYGGRRITDDRESRAVTALRRIEHEYAEDR